Proteins from a genomic interval of Pogoniulus pusillus isolate bPogPus1 chromosome 30, bPogPus1.pri, whole genome shotgun sequence:
- the EIF4ENIF1 gene encoding eukaryotic translation initiation factor 4E transporter isoform X5 codes for MVKGVAVTMDKRGGATETENGDAFLELNRVTTKYPHRYTKEELLDIKERPYSKQRPSCLSVKYDSDGVWDPEKWHASLYPSSGRASPVESFKKDLDSDRTSLMRRIVDPRERVKEDDLDVVLSPQRRSFGGGCHVTAAVSSRRAGSPLEKESDGVRVIGGRRIGSGRIISARSFDKDHRGAEKDLRDPRDLRDRDRDYKDKRFRREFGDSKRVFGERRRNDSYTEEEPEWFSAGPTSQSETIELTGFDDKVLEEDHKGRKRARRRTASLKEGIECNGGVAEEDETQTVIANETPADQEVPRDAVLQEPAPGEFDFNEFFNLDKSVPGLASMIEDVLGEGSVSASRFSRWFSNPSRSGSRSSSLRSTPHEELERLAGLEQAILSPGQNSGNYFAPIPLEDHSENKVDILEMLQKAKVDLKPLLSSLSANKEKLRESTHSGVVLSVEEVEAGLKGLKVDQEGKLGTPFMAEQMEDTLNGAGARQVKKDGDMTAFNKLVSSMKASGTLPSQPKVNSLESHLMSPPEMPGQPLAKNILQELLGPPITRPASSNVLSGLISGLEPGASLLPQRTPSPPIPTVFPARAASADYLRHRISSPIGFGQSSQQLLGDPFPAVRKPMSPVAAQMSPLEMQQAALEGLALPHDLAIQAANFYQHGFGKPQMDKSRDGYRNRQQRVTKSPAPGHRGNAASPAPAASITSMLSPSFTPTSVIRKMYESKEKSKEEPLPGKIKVGDGKDENQRPNEGLVQRMLAQGVHPQHLPLLQAGMLPPGVDLSHLQGISAPILGQPFYPLPTTSHHILNPRSGTPLQLAMMQQQLQRSGTGAQGSASGAQTAPQNVLPRTGLSHGHTQLDHRPSQRSGSPIGLAKWFGSDVLQQPLPSMPSKVISVDELEFRQ; via the exons ATGGTCAAAGGCGTTGCAGTAACCATGGACAAAAGAGGAGGTGCAACAGAAACTGAAAACGGTGATGCCTTCCTGGAGCTGAACAGAGTTACAACGAAATACCCTCATCGATACACAAAG GAGGAGCTGTTGGATATCAAAGAGCGTCCCTACTCCAAGCAAAGACCTTCTTGCCTTTCTGTAAAATACGACAG TGATGGTGTCTGGGACCCAGAGAAGTGGCATGCATCTCTGTATCCAAGCTCAGGAAGAGCTTCGCCAGTGGAGAGCTTTAAAAAAGACTTGGATTCAGACCGGACCTCCCTTATGCGAAGGATAGTGG ATCCCCGGGAGCGAGTGAAGGAAGATGACctggatgtggttctgagcCCGCAGCGGCGGAGCTTTGGCGGCGGCTGTCACGTCACGGCGGCTGTCAGCTCACGCCGTGCCGGGAGCCCGCTGGAGAAGGAGAGCGACGGTGTCCGTGTCATCGGGGGCCGCAGGATCGGCAGCGGCAGGATCATCTCTGCTCGGAGCTTCGACAAAGACCACAGGGGTGCCGAGAAGGACCTGCGGGACCCCAGAGACTTGAGGGATCGTGACAGGGATTACAAGGACAAGCGCTTCAGG agggagtttggTGACAGCAAACGTGTCTTTGGGGAGCGGAGGAGGAACGACTCGTACACTGAGGAGGAACCGGAGTGGTTCTCTGCTGGCCCCACGAGTCAGTCTGAAACCATTGAGCTGACAGGCTTCGACGACAAGGTTCTGGAGGAGGATCACAAAGGCAGGAAGCGGGCACGGCGacgcacagcctccctgaaagAGG GGATAGAGTGCAATGGTGGAGTGGCAGAAGAGGATGAAACGCAAACTGTCATCGCCAATGAgactccagcagatcaagaagTTCCTAGGGATGCTGTATTACAAGAACCAGCTCCAGGAGAGTTTGACTTCAATGAGTTCTTCAATTTGGATAAGAGTGTTCCTGGCCTGGCTTCG ATGATAGAggatgtgctgggggaaggtTCAGTGTCTGCCAGCAGGTTCAGCAGATGGTTTTCTAATCCCAGTCGTTCTGGAAGTCGGTCAAGCAGCTTGAGGTCTACACCACATGAGGAactggagaggctggcag GTCTAGAGCAAGCCATTCTCTCCCCTGGCCAGAACTCTGGAAACTACTTTGCTCCCATTCCATTGGAAGACCACTCTGAAAACAAAGTGGACATCCTAGAAATGCTACAGAAAGCCAAAGTGGACTTAAAACCTCTTCTCTCAAGTCTTTCAGCCAACAAGGAAAAGCTTAGAGAGAGCA CACATTCAGGAGTTGTACTTTCAGTGGAAGAAGTTGAAGCTGGGCTAAAAGGCCTGAAAGTGGATCAAGAGGGAAAACTTGGCACTCCGTTTATGGCTGAGCAGATGGAGGACACACTGAATGGTGCTGGCGCCAGGCAGGTCAAGAAAGATGGAGACATGACTGCATTCAACAAACTAGTCAGCAGTATGAAAGCCAGTGGCACTCTGCCTTCACAGCCCAAAGTCAAT AGCCTTGAGAGCCACTTAATGTCACCTCCAGAGATGCCGGGTCAGCCTCTAGCAAAGAATATTCTGCAG GAACTACTTGGTCCACCCATTACCAGACCTGCTTCATCAAATGTCTTAAGTGGCCTGATAAGTGGCTTGGAACCTGGAGCCTCTCTACTGCCCCAGAGGACACCTTCTCCCCCCATCCCCACTGTGTTCCCAGCTCGAGCTGCCTCTGCGGATTACCTGCGCCACAGGATCTCGTCGCCCATCG GGTTTGGACAAAGCTCTCAGCAACTGCTTGGCGACCCGTTCCCGGCTGTGAGGAAGCCCATGAGTCCAGTTGCTGCACAG ATGAGTCCCTTGGAAATGCAGCAAGCTGCCCTGGAGGGACTGGCACTGCCACACGACTTAGCCATACAGGCAGCAAACTTCTACCAGCATGGTTTTGGTAAACCACAAATGGACAAAAGCAGAGATGGCTACAGGAACAG GCAACAGCGAGTGACAAAGTCACCTGCCCCAGGACACAGAGGCaatgctgcttctccagcccctgcagcatccATTACCAGCATG CTGTCTCCTTCCTTCACACCTACCTCGGTGATTCGCAAGATGTATGAGAgcaaggagaaaagcaaagaggaGCCACTTCCTGGGAAAATCAAAGTTGGTGATGGCAAAGATGAAAATCAGAGGCCAAATGAAG GATTGGTCCAGAGGATGCTGGCACAGGGGGTTCATCCACAGCACCTTcctctgttgcaagcag GTATGCTTCCTCCTGGAGTGGACCTTTCTCACTTGCAGGGAATATCTGCTCCCATCCTTGGTCAGCCTTTTTATCCACTACCAACGACAAGCCACCACATCCTTAATCCCCGTTCTGGGacacccctgcagctggcaatgatgcagcagcagctacaaCGATCAG GCACTGGAGCACAGGGATCAGCTTCTGGTGCACAAACAGCCCCTCAGAACGTGCTGCCCCGGACTGGGTTGTCCCATGGACACACACAGCTGGACCACCGCCCCAGCCAGAGGAGCGGCTCTCCCATTGGCCTCGCAAAGTGGTTTGGGTCGGATGTcttgcagcagcctctcccttcCATGCCATCCAAAGTCATCAGTGTGGATGAACTGGAATTCCGGCAATGA
- the EIF4ENIF1 gene encoding eukaryotic translation initiation factor 4E transporter isoform X2 translates to MVKGVAVTMDKRGGATETENGDAFLELNRVTTKYPHRYTKEELLDIKERPYSKQRPSCLSVKYDSDGVWDPEKWHASLYPSSGRASPVESFKKDLDSDRTSLMRRIVDPRERVKEDDLDVVLSPQRRSFGGGCHVTAAVSSRRAGSPLEKESDGVRVIGGRRIGSGRIISARSFDKDHRGAEKDLRDPRDLRDRDRDYKDKRFRREFGDSKRVFGERRRNDSYTEEEPEWFSAGPTSQSETIELTGFDDKVLEEDHKGRKRARRRTASLKEGIECNGGVAEEDETQTVIANETPADQEVPRDAVLQEPAPGEFDFNEFFNLDKSVPGLASMIEDVLGEGSVSASRFSRWFSNPSRSGSRSSSLRSTPHEELERLAGLEQAILSPGQNSGNYFAPIPLEDHSENKVDILEMLQKAKVDLKPLLSSLSANKEKLRESTHSGVVLSVEEVEAGLKGLKVDQEGKLGTPFMAEQMEDTLNGAGARQVKKDGDMTAFNKLVSSMKASGTLPSQPKVNSLESHLMSPPEMPGQPLAKNILQELLGPPITRPASSNVLSGLISGLEPGASLLPQRTPSPPIPTVFPARAASADYLRHRISSPIGFGQSSQQLLGDPFPAVRKPMSPVAAQMSPLEMQQAALEGLALPHDLAIQAANFYQHGFGKPQMDKSRDGYRNRQQRVTKSPAPGHRGNAASPAPAASITSMLSPSFTPTSVIRKMYESKEKSKEEPLPGKIKVGDGKDENQRPNEGTKLPALQRSACSTPLTQANRCTKEQDYRPKSTGRKTPTMASPVPGGPFLRPVHQVPLVPHVPIVRPAHQLHPGLVQRMLAQGVHPQHLPLLQAGMLPPGVDLSHLQGISAPILGQPFYPLPTTSHHILNPRSGTPLQLAMMQQQLQRSGTGAQGSASGAQTAPQNVLPRTGLSHGHTQLDHRPSQRSGSPIGLAKWFGSDVLQQPLPSMPSKVISVDELEFRQ, encoded by the exons ATGGTCAAAGGCGTTGCAGTAACCATGGACAAAAGAGGAGGTGCAACAGAAACTGAAAACGGTGATGCCTTCCTGGAGCTGAACAGAGTTACAACGAAATACCCTCATCGATACACAAAG GAGGAGCTGTTGGATATCAAAGAGCGTCCCTACTCCAAGCAAAGACCTTCTTGCCTTTCTGTAAAATACGACAG TGATGGTGTCTGGGACCCAGAGAAGTGGCATGCATCTCTGTATCCAAGCTCAGGAAGAGCTTCGCCAGTGGAGAGCTTTAAAAAAGACTTGGATTCAGACCGGACCTCCCTTATGCGAAGGATAGTGG ATCCCCGGGAGCGAGTGAAGGAAGATGACctggatgtggttctgagcCCGCAGCGGCGGAGCTTTGGCGGCGGCTGTCACGTCACGGCGGCTGTCAGCTCACGCCGTGCCGGGAGCCCGCTGGAGAAGGAGAGCGACGGTGTCCGTGTCATCGGGGGCCGCAGGATCGGCAGCGGCAGGATCATCTCTGCTCGGAGCTTCGACAAAGACCACAGGGGTGCCGAGAAGGACCTGCGGGACCCCAGAGACTTGAGGGATCGTGACAGGGATTACAAGGACAAGCGCTTCAGG agggagtttggTGACAGCAAACGTGTCTTTGGGGAGCGGAGGAGGAACGACTCGTACACTGAGGAGGAACCGGAGTGGTTCTCTGCTGGCCCCACGAGTCAGTCTGAAACCATTGAGCTGACAGGCTTCGACGACAAGGTTCTGGAGGAGGATCACAAAGGCAGGAAGCGGGCACGGCGacgcacagcctccctgaaagAGG GGATAGAGTGCAATGGTGGAGTGGCAGAAGAGGATGAAACGCAAACTGTCATCGCCAATGAgactccagcagatcaagaagTTCCTAGGGATGCTGTATTACAAGAACCAGCTCCAGGAGAGTTTGACTTCAATGAGTTCTTCAATTTGGATAAGAGTGTTCCTGGCCTGGCTTCG ATGATAGAggatgtgctgggggaaggtTCAGTGTCTGCCAGCAGGTTCAGCAGATGGTTTTCTAATCCCAGTCGTTCTGGAAGTCGGTCAAGCAGCTTGAGGTCTACACCACATGAGGAactggagaggctggcag GTCTAGAGCAAGCCATTCTCTCCCCTGGCCAGAACTCTGGAAACTACTTTGCTCCCATTCCATTGGAAGACCACTCTGAAAACAAAGTGGACATCCTAGAAATGCTACAGAAAGCCAAAGTGGACTTAAAACCTCTTCTCTCAAGTCTTTCAGCCAACAAGGAAAAGCTTAGAGAGAGCA CACATTCAGGAGTTGTACTTTCAGTGGAAGAAGTTGAAGCTGGGCTAAAAGGCCTGAAAGTGGATCAAGAGGGAAAACTTGGCACTCCGTTTATGGCTGAGCAGATGGAGGACACACTGAATGGTGCTGGCGCCAGGCAGGTCAAGAAAGATGGAGACATGACTGCATTCAACAAACTAGTCAGCAGTATGAAAGCCAGTGGCACTCTGCCTTCACAGCCCAAAGTCAAT AGCCTTGAGAGCCACTTAATGTCACCTCCAGAGATGCCGGGTCAGCCTCTAGCAAAGAATATTCTGCAG GAACTACTTGGTCCACCCATTACCAGACCTGCTTCATCAAATGTCTTAAGTGGCCTGATAAGTGGCTTGGAACCTGGAGCCTCTCTACTGCCCCAGAGGACACCTTCTCCCCCCATCCCCACTGTGTTCCCAGCTCGAGCTGCCTCTGCGGATTACCTGCGCCACAGGATCTCGTCGCCCATCG GGTTTGGACAAAGCTCTCAGCAACTGCTTGGCGACCCGTTCCCGGCTGTGAGGAAGCCCATGAGTCCAGTTGCTGCACAG ATGAGTCCCTTGGAAATGCAGCAAGCTGCCCTGGAGGGACTGGCACTGCCACACGACTTAGCCATACAGGCAGCAAACTTCTACCAGCATGGTTTTGGTAAACCACAAATGGACAAAAGCAGAGATGGCTACAGGAACAG GCAACAGCGAGTGACAAAGTCACCTGCCCCAGGACACAGAGGCaatgctgcttctccagcccctgcagcatccATTACCAGCATG CTGTCTCCTTCCTTCACACCTACCTCGGTGATTCGCAAGATGTATGAGAgcaaggagaaaagcaaagaggaGCCACTTCCTGGGAAAATCAAAGTTGGTGATGGCAAAGATGAAAATCAGAGGCCAAATGAAG GTACCAaactgcctgcactgcagcgCTCTGCATGTTCCACACCTCTTACCCAAGCAAATCGTTGCACCAAAGAGCAAGACTACAGGCCTAAGTCAACTGGTAGAAAGACTCCTACAATGGCCTCCCCTGTCCCAGGAGGCCCTTTCCTTCGTCCCGTTCATCAAGTCCCCCTTGTTCCCCATGTGCCGATCGTACGACCTGCTCATCAACTGCACCCAGGATTGGTCCAGAGGATGCTGGCACAGGGGGTTCATCCACAGCACCTTcctctgttgcaagcag GTATGCTTCCTCCTGGAGTGGACCTTTCTCACTTGCAGGGAATATCTGCTCCCATCCTTGGTCAGCCTTTTTATCCACTACCAACGACAAGCCACCACATCCTTAATCCCCGTTCTGGGacacccctgcagctggcaatgatgcagcagcagctacaaCGATCAG GCACTGGAGCACAGGGATCAGCTTCTGGTGCACAAACAGCCCCTCAGAACGTGCTGCCCCGGACTGGGTTGTCCCATGGACACACACAGCTGGACCACCGCCCCAGCCAGAGGAGCGGCTCTCCCATTGGCCTCGCAAAGTGGTTTGGGTCGGATGTcttgcagcagcctctcccttcCATGCCATCCAAAGTCATCAGTGTGGATGAACTGGAATTCCGGCAATGA